The Chelatococcus sp. HY11 genome includes a window with the following:
- the mog gene encoding molybdopterin adenylyltransferase yields the protein MADEAVIGVVTVSDRASQGLYEDRGGPAISAYLDHVLASPWRREARLVPDDRGTIAATLRELADVHHCSLILVTGGTGPAPRDVTPEATEDVCERILDGFGEAMRTASLKEVPTAILSRQLAGTRGKSLIILLPGKPAAIDTCLNAVFAAVPYCVDLIGGSRLETRDEVIKAFRPKG from the coding sequence ATGGCGGACGAGGCGGTAATCGGTGTCGTGACAGTGTCGGACCGGGCAAGCCAGGGCCTCTATGAGGACAGGGGCGGGCCTGCGATCTCGGCCTATCTCGACCATGTACTGGCGAGCCCTTGGCGGCGTGAGGCGAGGCTTGTGCCGGATGATCGCGGGACGATCGCCGCTACGCTACGCGAGCTCGCGGACGTTCACCACTGCAGCTTGATCCTGGTGACCGGCGGTACCGGGCCCGCGCCGCGCGACGTGACGCCCGAGGCAACCGAGGATGTGTGCGAGCGCATCCTGGACGGCTTCGGCGAAGCCATGCGCACGGCAAGCCTCAAGGAGGTGCCGACCGCGATCCTGTCCCGTCAACTCGCTGGCACACGTGGCAAAAGCCTTATTATCCTGCTCCCGGGCAAGCCCGCGGCCATCGATACCTGCCTCAACGCAGTTTTCGCCGCGGTGCCTTATTGTGTCGATCTGATCGGTGGATCGCGTCTCGAAACGCGCGACGAGGTGATAAAAGCCTTTCGTCCCAAGGGTTAA
- a CDS encoding Gfo/Idh/MocA family oxidoreductase, with protein MTIRIAILGSEHYHANFWARAIKDSPDAEMSGLWDSDAGRAAAFSAQHGVAVEPNLDRLIMASDAVAIGSATCDHLPLVKAAAVHRRPVLCEKPLGASMNDCLLIKDVVAASGIPFMQSFPKRFDPINDEIAALLREKAIGQVTLCRIRHGHSHGLNAPFRSAWFVDPARSGGGTLLDEGIHAADFLRWMFGEPRSVFATVSSHTLGLAVEDTAVATFRYDDMIAEVATGWCFAAADTSIEIYGTEGTILLSGVDIASRPTRDREFLRVFRRRGEMGDWTSSPTTPHFRTGIFHEHVAWAFIRALKEGAPMPVTLDDGLRAFAMIDAAYRSVASGRVEPVEMSATEA; from the coding sequence GTGACGATACGGATCGCGATCCTTGGGAGCGAGCACTATCACGCCAACTTCTGGGCCAGGGCGATTAAGGATAGTCCCGACGCCGAGATGTCCGGCCTCTGGGATTCCGATGCTGGCCGGGCGGCTGCATTCTCCGCGCAGCATGGGGTCGCGGTGGAGCCAAACCTCGACCGGTTGATCATGGCAAGCGATGCCGTGGCGATAGGCTCCGCAACCTGCGATCATCTCCCGCTCGTCAAAGCCGCCGCCGTGCATCGGCGCCCCGTCCTGTGCGAGAAGCCCCTGGGGGCGAGCATGAACGATTGCCTCCTGATCAAGGACGTCGTCGCGGCATCCGGCATTCCCTTCATGCAGAGTTTTCCGAAGCGCTTCGATCCGATCAACGACGAGATCGCGGCCCTGCTCAGAGAGAAGGCCATCGGCCAGGTCACGCTGTGCCGGATACGTCACGGCCACAGCCATGGCTTGAACGCGCCATTCCGGTCGGCCTGGTTCGTCGATCCCGCGCGTTCCGGCGGTGGGACCCTGCTGGATGAGGGCATTCACGCGGCCGATTTTCTGCGCTGGATGTTCGGCGAGCCGAGATCGGTCTTTGCGACGGTGTCCTCCCATACGCTTGGCCTTGCCGTTGAGGACACCGCCGTCGCGACGTTCCGCTACGACGACATGATCGCCGAGGTTGCGACGGGCTGGTGCTTCGCGGCAGCGGACACATCGATCGAGATCTACGGAACCGAAGGAACGATCTTGCTCAGCGGCGTCGATATTGCGTCACGCCCGACGCGGGATCGCGAGTTCCTGCGCGTTTTCCGGCGGCGGGGTGAGATGGGGGATTGGACGTCCTCCCCCACAACGCCGCATTTCAGAACTGGCATTTTCCACGAGCATGTCGCCTGGGCCTTCATACGGGCACTCAAGGAAGGTGCGCCGATGCCGGTCACTCTCGACGATGGCCTGCGGGCCTTCGCCATGATTGACGCCGCCTATCGGTCAGTGGCAAGCGGCCGGGTCGAGCCAGTCGAGATGTCAGCGACTGAGGCTTGA
- a CDS encoding Gfo/Idh/MocA family oxidoreductase has protein sequence MPRLTADRVVVAIIGAGFIADYHARGLAATGEADVAVLVGRRREATERKAHALGIARIETDYRRVLDDRSIDAVVVASPDDTHERIAIDALEAGKSVLLQKPMALNSSQCRAIIAAAGGATGRLTVSFMHRYFPEVRWLGEMLEQRRLGEIHSVRLRNATPGADWAEWFFRPGNVSGGVVMQLGVHGIDLCRHLFGPIAELSAEMMTARPERTLADGRLVRTALEDNVFALYRLANGIRVSHEMSYTELQGCDRFRLEVYGELGTVWLRTERGMAGIFAPVVTGMHGWVAPKLPEEPLGQAHHLHWLAVVRGDAPGDDTAQAGLQSVMIAETIYEAARSGRRTLAEAAIAVRGRAL, from the coding sequence ATGCCGCGTCTGACAGCTGACAGGGTTGTCGTTGCTATCATCGGCGCGGGCTTCATCGCCGACTATCACGCGCGGGGTCTCGCCGCGACCGGTGAGGCCGATGTGGCTGTGCTCGTCGGCCGCCGACGGGAGGCAACGGAGAGGAAGGCGCATGCCCTGGGCATCGCCCGGATCGAGACCGATTACCGTCGTGTGCTGGACGATCGATCGATCGACGCCGTCGTGGTGGCGTCGCCGGACGACACCCATGAGCGTATCGCCATCGACGCGCTGGAAGCCGGCAAGTCCGTGCTCCTGCAAAAGCCAATGGCTCTCAACAGCAGCCAGTGCCGTGCGATCATTGCGGCGGCAGGCGGCGCGACGGGGCGTCTCACCGTCAGCTTCATGCATCGTTACTTCCCGGAAGTGCGTTGGCTGGGTGAGATGCTGGAGCAGCGACGGCTTGGCGAGATCCATTCGGTTCGCCTCCGCAACGCGACGCCGGGCGCCGACTGGGCGGAGTGGTTTTTCAGGCCAGGCAATGTCTCGGGTGGCGTCGTCATGCAGCTTGGCGTGCACGGCATCGATCTCTGCCGGCATCTCTTCGGACCGATCGCCGAATTGTCCGCTGAGATGATGACGGCGCGGCCCGAGAGGACCCTGGCTGATGGACGGCTGGTGCGGACGGCGCTCGAGGACAATGTCTTCGCGCTCTATCGCCTCGCCAATGGTATCCGCGTCAGCCACGAGATGAGCTATACCGAGCTGCAGGGCTGCGATCGATTTCGGCTGGAGGTCTATGGGGAACTCGGCACCGTCTGGCTCCGCACCGAGCGTGGGATGGCGGGCATATTCGCGCCGGTCGTGACCGGCATGCACGGCTGGGTCGCGCCCAAGCTCCCTGAGGAGCCGCTCGGCCAAGCCCACCATCTGCATTGGCTCGCGGTCGTTCGCGGTGACGCACCTGGCGACGACACCGCGCAGGCCGGCCTGCAGTCGGTGATGATCGCCGAGACGATCTACGAGGCGGCCCGTAGCGGCCGCCGGACGCTGGCGGAAGCAGCGATCGCCGTTCGAGGGAGGGCATTGTGA